Proteins encoded by one window of Anticarsia gemmatalis isolate Benzon Research Colony breed Stoneville strain chromosome 15, ilAntGemm2 primary, whole genome shotgun sequence:
- the LOC142978917 gene encoding uncharacterized protein LOC142978917 codes for MSLNTKSLLRNVCKYVYYAGAGNCWYENIYPESKSYQLYSVITFSIYTTMIFLENVAALFGNFPEVEKNSAVMFSAIHNIVLTKMFLLLYHKKSIRKLNYEMATVGEDLEEEHVMNKQYTKAKVGISLYIISVYLSLIAYGVESARRAIVEGAPFYTVVTYLPFYDDNSVVALIFRIFFYITWLYMMLPMMSADCMPITHLITMTYKFITLCHHYESIRKEFEQDLLTMNKTEATEKLKARCLEGIRMHQKLLYLADEIHRVFGIIMSLQVCESSAVAVLLLLRLALSPHLDLTNAFMTYTFVGSLFLLLALNLWNAGEVTYQASLLSSAIFYCGWHLCDPEKERHRDIRRLVLIASAQAQKPLILKAFGIQDLSYETFVSVARMTYSVFAVFYQRGE; via the exons atgtctCTAAACACGAAATCTTTGCTTAGAAACGTCTGTAAGTACGTATATTATGCGGGCGCGGGCAACTGTTGGTACGAAAATATATACCCGGAAAGTAAATCTTATCAGCTATACAGTGTGATAACGTTCTCTATTTACACAACCATGATTTTCCTCGAGAACGTCGCCGCTTTGTTCGGAAATTTTCCTGAAGTGGAAAAAAATTCAGCCGTCATGTTCTCAGCGATACACAACATCGTTCTCACTAAAATGTTTCTTCTGCTGTACCATAAAAAGTCCATAAGGAAATTAAATTACGAAATGGCAACCGTCGGCGAAGATCTCGAGGAGGAGCACGTCATGAACAAACAATACACCAAGGCTAAAGTGGGCATATCTTTGTACATTATTTCTGTTTACTTGTCGCTAATAGCGTACGGCGTGGAGAGTGCAAGGCGAGCGATTGTGGAAG GGGCCCCTTTTTATACTGTGGTCACATATCTACCGTTTTACGACGACAATTCGGTCGTCGCATTGATTTTCCGCATATTTTTCTACATAACATGGCTGTACATGATGCTTCCGATGATGTCGGCTGATTGCATGCCGATCACGCATTTAATCACCATGACGTACAAGTTTATTACTCTGTGCCATCATTATGAAAGCATAAGGAAGGAGTTCGAACAAGATTTACTTACAATGAATAAAACAGAGGCCACTGAGAAACTGAAAGCGCGCTGCTTGGAAGGTATTCGAATGCACCAGAAACTGTTGTA TTTAGCCGACGAGATACATCGTGTTTTCGGAATAATAATGTCACTTCAAGTTTGTGAAAGTTCTGCTGTCGCCGTTTTACTGTTGCTGCGTTTGGCG TTATCTCCCCACTTGGATTTGACGAACGCTTTCATGACGTACACATTTGTTGGCTCTCTATTCTTACTCCTGGCGTTGAACCTGTGGAACGCGGGCGAGGTTACTTACCAG GCATCACTGCTTTCAAGTGCAATATTCTACTGTGGCTGGCATCTCTGTGACCCCGAGAAAGAACGCCACCGCGATATCAGGCGGCTCGTGCTCATTGCGTCCGCTCAAGCACAGAAACCACTAATTCTCAAAGCGTTCGGCATTCAGGATTTGTCATACGAAACCTTCGTCTCC GTTGCAAGAATGACGTACTCGGTGTTTGCGGTATTCTACCAGCGAGGCgaataa